TTAGTTGGAGGGAAGGTCAGGCACCCCATGGGCCCACCTGCCCCTTCGCACAGCAGAGTTACCGAACTACCTCCAACAGCCACCCAAGAAGAGCCAAGACCATTCGGTGCAACCGGAGAGCAATCCTTACCCATCCCTGGCAGCTCATGTGGCCAAATGCTTTTTGAGAAGACAACCCAAGCCAACAGATTTAGCAGCGTGGCCGTGCCCTGAAAGAAGCTCCAAAATGCTTGGGAGAGCTGTGGGAGGCTGGAAGAGCAGTTTGGCAGGTCAGCTGGTGAGCATGAGCCATGAGCCACCACAGAGACATTTCTGACTTTACCCCTCAGTGACCCTGTCAGGCTGAatgtttctgtaatgaaaaatagTTAGGTTGAAATGACCTTTTGGGGAAAATTAAGTGTCATTTAAAAGCTATGGGTAGCACCCAAATGTCagtaaaataatgtttctctCCACGCCTGTAAGGTAGGTGTTATCTGGTCAGTAATCCAAACCAATCTGTTAACTAAAAACTAAGAAGTACTGACTATTTAAGACTTGTGTAAATTTAAATATGGGTTGTTTAGCAGTcttgtagggggaaaaaaagagtgaaaattgcaacttctcttttgtttttattgtgcCGATACAATTAGATGCAACTACCTATAGCTGCTATATGGCAACTGCTCTGATTTTCCACTGGCAAACAGAGAAGGAGATAAGTTATCTGCttttcagctctgccagcagGTGTGGTAAAGTCTAGGGGAAAGTGAGAAAATGAACTAAAGTATCATATTAATTATGGCATTTTTAGGTTCCTTCTGATAAAATTCACAATCAGGCAGCTCTGTCCTGTCATTTTTGTGGCTTTTCAGCTGTATCAAGTTGCCCTTCTTTGATGATAGCAGCTACACTGGCAGTCAAGTATATTCTGTACAGCACAGCGGTGAAACCTAGGCAATTTTAGGAACATGGAGTATACATCTACACTTCTGCTCTTCTCTAGCATAGCCATTTTTAAGGGAAAATTGTGGTATGGGTTCAGATCTATACATCTGTTCTCACTTCTTTGGTTTTGATCTTGAATTTGATTCAAAACCCAGTAGGTTTTCTTATTCTTATTTAGTTCATATGTATCCTAAAATGGTGAGATTTTGTGAATTCAGCAATTGTTGCAGGTCTCTCTTCATGCtgagtgaaaataaataaataaaacgaAGAGGAGCTTGTGAAATTTCAGCCATTTCCATTCTGAATGTGCCTCTGGCCTTAATCGATCCTAAAATCTGAATCTCAGCAACCTGCCTGCCACAAACCTTGGACACCAATTCATGAGAAATTTCTTTGGAAGAACCAGCGTACAATAAACTTCTCAGACAACATGTTGTGGCATCCTCTGTGGAGCCATACTGCTAGGAATATAAGCTGTCTTGGACTTTTGGGTCCCTTCAGTCTCCAAACTGGAGAATTCATCTCTGTCCTCCAGCTTATTTAGGCAGTAAAGCATTTAACTACACCTGAAGCTTCATGCACATGAAGGAATTCATATATGTCAGTGATTTATGATTTCTTTTATCTTGACCTTTTCTTTAGAGTCTTGTTGCATACTCACAATAAAAGACTCAAGCAGAAGAGTTGTGACCTTCATCTATTCTACAATGTACTCTTCCCACTTTTTCTTCACTTCCTTATTTACATTTAGGAGccagatattttcttttcagttctgcaaGGGACAAGTTTCTGTAAATGTTATAAGATGGAAGCGTAATTTTGGTGCTGTGACTATTTTCAGATGTGGTCCAAAATGCCCCTGGATGCTGTACCCTGAAATTTGTTTCTCATTGCTGAAAGCCCATCTCTGAGAGGGCTGGTCTTTCCTTGTTTGGAGCATCCCCTTGGGTACCTCCCAGGAGGAAGAACTTCAGGGTTCAAGCTGGCATGgctacaacaaaaccaaaaataaatatcTGGAATTTCCCTGTCTCCCAGACTGGTGTCCCAGACTATTGTGAATCACTGTAAGACCATTATGCTGCCTCACTTCCTCCACACACACAACATGTTCCCTTTCCCCATGCATTGTTGGTAAGTAACCAACCACCCCTTTACCTGTTACACCCATTTTATCTTCCTTAGATCTTGCTAATTTGCTTCTAGCAAATCTTGCTGTACTACTGCCTGCAAGGGAATTCTTGTGCTGCCTGGGGATTGTGCAAGGTCTGCTCACACCTCCAGCATCCTCTGGCTTCTTCAGCAGTAAAAGCAGCATGTGAGGAGCTGGGAGCCAACGTGCTTCCACTGCAATGGGTATATTCAGAGGTGTGAAGATTGGGAGGAGGGTGAAAAGTTATGGATAGTCCTACAGCATGTCTGCCTTCACTCTCCTGTCATGACTGGAgccaaatgaagaataaaatcaTATCACCCACTTGATGATAACAAAATCAGTGCAGTTATGTTGTGGGTATCAACAGAAATGTTAAAGGTAAAAGTTTCTAGACTACTActtatttgtttctttgcagcattttcctcctgctctgctgaaGTGGCTCTGGGGGTCGAACTGTCTCCAGAAACCATATCCTTCCATCAGACGGCTACTTCTGCTCAGCCACTTTCCCTTTATCATTCTTCACCCCATCAAGGCACCACAGTTCATTTTAACAGTACAGACTCTCTTAAAACAACACACATAAGCCATAGAACAGCTGTGCAGACAACAGACCAGCACCAGGTAACAACAGCACCAGACCATCACACgacagcccaggcaggagcaacCACCATACAAGTGACTGGCCAGAAATCTCCCGTGGTGGTATCCACAACATCAGCAGACAACACAACTGCAGCTGGTCAGGCTACAACCCAGGCAATCGAAACAGTTACTCCTGCAGTGAAGAACACAACCATACACCCTGTGTCCTCAACCAAGCAAGCCAGAACACATGTGAGCACAGAAAtgacagcagcagccacaaaCACAACCATAAAACATACAacagcaaacacacaaatgacAGCTGCTGCCCTAACTACTATAGCCACCACCAGGCAAACCGTAAAGCCCACCACAGGGTCAGGAAATCAGACAACAGCGCCTAAAAGTCCAACAGCCACAGCCATGATCAACACAACAACCATTCGTCCAGGGACTCAAACAACCATCCCATCTACTATGATGACGGTGAGACCCACTCTTGCACCGCAGCCTTCTCCCATTCCCACTGGCACATACACCGTTTCCAGTGGGAACAGGACCTGCATCAAAGCAGTCATGGGTTTGCAGCTGATGGCTCAATATACACAGAAGGTGAGGTGGAAAGACTACAAGGCTGAGCTTTGTAATGACTGTTTCTTCATTAGCTGGAATTTATTCTTCTTCTTTCAAAGCAATTTTCAGACATTAGCTTGTATGATAAAAATAAGTGGTTTGCTACCAGTCTGAAGGCTTTTCTGTGCCACAGCATCTCAGCTGCTGTACTTTGGCTTGTGTGATGTTGTCAATGGGACGTGCAGGCGCTTTCTTATATCAGTGATGTAGGTGTGGTAGCAATACTGAAGGGGTAGATCAGCCTTCAGCATTATTCGTGTTTCCCAGAACGGGAATCTGAATTGACTTCAGTGAAAGGCTTGATTGCAAGTTGCAATGAAAGCAAGAAATTGTCAATTCAGACTTGGCTTCAGAGGTGAGTTGTCTTGATGCAGATGCCTGGAGATTTTAGGATCACAGGAGTTGCCAGGCTGGATCAGAGCAGGGGTCCTGGGGAGCTAGTACCCCCTCCTAGCAGTGATCCACAGTGAATGATTCAGCAAAAGATGTCATAAAACCCGCAATGGTGATTATATCCGTCATACTTATGGTCTTGTAACCTCCATTAATACAATATGTGGGGTTACATCCTCAGGCTCTGGAGTTCATATGCCTCAAGACATCCCCATTACAAATCCAAATATTCTTGTTTGGGGTCTGAATATTTCTAACATGGGAGGAGTATCTAATGTTGGTAAAAGTAATTTTCATCCCTTGTCCTGCCAGAAGCCATGCAGGGAGCATGGTTCCCAACCTTATCAGACCACAGTGAGATGTTTATTACAAAAGTAAGGTGTGTTTGAGATAAGACTGAAGGAGCCAAACTGTATTCAGAGCTGCAGAGCTCTCCTTTCAGACTACAACATGGGTTGGCAGATGCTAGGTGAACTGTGAAGGACATAATGAGGAGGCAGGGGTGATACGAGGAGCAACATACGTTGAAGCCAATCTAAGCCCTGCCTGCCTTTGTCTTGATCTTTCTTCTGCCTTCAGGCGCAAGTTGCCACTGCTCCCTCTTTTTAAATTACCACTGGTGCTCATCTGACCCTGCTCTGAATCATATCAGTTCACCAAATGAGCAGAAAACTATTATTTTCTGCCAGCTTAATGCACTGGAACAGCTCGGTCAGACAAGCACTAGGGCTAGTTTACGAGTGGGGAATGACCCTGGCAGACAGCAATTAGGCTGCCGTCACTACCAGCCTGTTCCTTCAGCCA
The Harpia harpyja isolate bHarHar1 chromosome 12, bHarHar1 primary haplotype, whole genome shotgun sequence genome window above contains:
- the LAMP3 gene encoding lysosome-associated membrane glycoprotein 3; this translates as MGRSAWQFILLIFACAFSSCSAEVALGVELSPETISFHQTATSAQPLSLYHSSPHQGTTVHFNSTDSLKTTHISHRTAVQTTDQHQVTTAPDHHTTAQAGATTIQVTGQKSPVVVSTTSADNTTAAGQATTQAIETVTPAVKNTTIHPVSSTKQARTHVSTEMTAAATNTTIKHTTANTQMTAAALTTIATTRQTVKPTTGSGNQTTAPKSPTATAMINTTTIRPGTQTTIPSTMMTVRPTLAPQPSPIPTGTYTVSSGNRTCIKAVMGLQLMAQYTQKKGMEYLAVNPNATQTSGSCGTVQSELNITFSGGFINFTFVKQAPMYYVSKIEARLQLSSEGMLYYAAIHEKMFTTKLGNSFKCASKQTFTLEKNFQLLFVNMQLQAFDIVGNQFGKEEECFPDKNSKAAPIAVGLSILGLFVIVFATFLISRRKPHRGYERI